The stretch of DNA CTCAaagttgttgtggttgttgcCGATGATGTCGCTCTCCGGCACCACCTGCAGGTAGGCTCTGACGCGGTGGTGACGTGCTCCTTCGTTGTCACTGAAGTCAATGACGCGGCATTCGTACGTGCCCTCATCAGACGGCTTGACCCGGGAGAGGCGTAGTTTATGGGAGATGTTGCTTCCTACAACTTTCACAACCtgataaagacagaaagaaaacaaatatataatgtggtcagactgtaaaaaaaaaatacactgctcaaaaaaataaagggaacacttaaacaacacaatataactccaagtaaatcaaacttctgtgaaatcaaactgtccgcTTAGGAAGCAACattgattgacaatcagtttcacatgctgttgtgcaaatggaatagacaacaggtggaaattattggcaattagcaagacacactcaataaaggagtggttctgcaggtggggaccacagaccacttctcagtacctatgctttctggctgatgttttggtcacgtttgaatgttggtggtgctttcacactcgtggtagcatgagatggactccACAACCCatacaagtggctcaggtagtgcagctcatccaggatcaatgcgagctgtggcaagaaggtttgctgtgtctgtcagcgtagtgtccagaggctggaggcgctaccaggagacaggccagtacacaaggagacgtggaggaggccgtaggagggcaacaacccaacAGCaagaccgctacctccgcctttgtgcaagaaggaataggaggagcactgccagagccctgcaaaatgacctccagcaggccacaaatgtgcatgtgtctgcataaacggttagaaaccaactccatgaggatggtatgagggcccgacgtccacagatgggggttgtgctcacagcccaacaccgtgcaggactcttggcatttgccagaaaacaccaggattggcaaattcgccactggcgccctgtgctcttcacaaatgaaagcaggttcacactgagcacatgtgacagatgtgacagagtctggagacgccgtggagagtgatctgctgcctgcaacatccttcagcatgaccagtttggcagtgggtcagtaatggtgtgcggtggcatttctttggagggccgcgcAGCCCTgaatgtgctcgccagaggtagcatgactgccattaggtactgagatgagatcctcagaccccttgtgagaccatatgctggtgcggttggccctgggttccttcTAATGCaagacaatgctagacctcatgtggctggagtgtctCAGCAGTtcctgagcctcattttgacttgttttaaggacattacatcaaagttggatcagcctgtagtgtgtttttccactttaattttgtgtgtgactccaaatccaggcctccattggttaataaatttgacttCAATTGATAATTTTTgcgtgattttgttgtcagcacattcaactttgtacagaacaaagtattcaatgagaatatttcattcattgagatctaggatgtgttatttgaatgttcctttaattttttttgagcagtgtatatgcaGTATAACTTCCAATCAGAAGCCACTGTACCAAGAAGTGACATGGTAGTGGTTAGCCAACAATAAAAGGTGTAGTAGAAGCTGCTGCTTTGATGAACGAATGAATGAATTAACTAGATTCATAGGGGACAGCTGCAGTGGCgtattcccatttctttagttgaatgtaTGAAAAATACTAAAGACAgtacagtttgacaggcataaaatagtattttttgcaccaacaaggtgattcacaAAGAGCTATTAACCATAAACtgggcatatctcagcatggtttgcagtgtgcccttaaaaaatctgaggaaactggacaagtggaaggAAAAAGGGGAAGCAGCAGACTGTGAGTGATGGCTGTgtgtgtctacagccatctgtaaaacattgtggaggctctgtcatggtttagggctgcattttagccagtggtgttggagatctagAAAGATTTATGCCATAGTTACATCGTAACCACAAACCCCTCTGAAACCCTacaacgtaacctgacgtgcatcTCCCAAGAAATATAACTACGCATGGGGTCGATGCAGCCCGCATTTATCATGACTGGCCTGTTTAGTACGGTCGATTCCTCCcatgcatttccagctactttttcAGTCTTTGATTTTATCAGtaagagaataacaatcatctCAATATAATGAATACTAATCATAGCCTCAATATCAGGagtcacaaatgtcagcaaattcatGGAtggagattgctgaaactatcagactGGGCATGAGGGAATAAACAAAGAAGTGTAAAAAAGTTGAGGAGCAAATACGTTTGCCCCTTAAAAaatgaccacaacaaagagtggGGACCCAGgaagggaaaaaagtcccagaCTTTTATTTgtcaagaaagctgcctgagagagttcaggctgtgctgaaaaataaaggtggtcataaccaaatattgactttaaggctcattagaattgtacaaactctgtttttgccttagatACTCTATGTATGTttccatgtttcaataaattgctgcacctatttcccattttcccagcaacacataaaaaaacgagggatggctcaagactCGACTTTGGAGAGACTGTCGTGTCTCTGAGATTTAAGTCATGATGTTTTTAAGGAGCCACATGGCTACACTTTGTAAGGTGGGAACAACCTCATTACACCACACATGGAGCCCTCTTGTCATACTGTATTTTATGCCTGGCCGCTCAAATTACCCTTCAAAATCTAATTTAGCAGTAAGGAGATACTCATTATTTTAGCCGTGAATCACTGTATTATCATAAGCATCTGAATTGGGCCTCTTTAGAAGAAAACAATACACTGGTTTGAATGGAGCGATTACCGCTAACGTGAAATTGGCAGCACTCCTTGTTTACTTGTGGCCTCTGTGTTGTGATGGTGATCCCAACTGCAAAATGAACTGATGTGGCTCATTTacaaaaaagagattttttgtAGCTTTAATCTTGAATAATtcgattttttttcccagctaaTTTATAATCTCAAAttatgttaaatattttttgttttgtttttttccccttggaaTATTCTTCTAAACTGGAAAAGTGGTTAACATAATGGATGAATCATCCAAATGTACCAGATTTTGcaaaaaggctgtttttttttttttcttttctgtgcaaTCCTGAGCAGGTTAATGATTTCCTTAAAGGAAGAgcgcaacacacacaaaaacaagacaagacCACATCATGGACATGACATTTATCTTCTCATCTAACACTCAGCAAGAATGCAAATCAGCGTATCatttcaaaatgtcaaattattACTTTGATTGTATAAGCATCCTTCTTGCATGCAAATTCAGTCAAAGCACTTAATGTTTTGCGGCTGCATATCAAACATTTAGCTTTGTTGAGTTTAGAAGAGAAAATGAGCTTAGTATGTTTTGTAGATAGTTAAGATGTATGAAGTGCTGGAGGTACAGAAGAAAGAACATCAGAAGTACAGCATAAATGTGGTGCTGAAATCACTTGTGTAGTGTGGCCTGGATGCACTGCAGAGCCCCACCTCCTTCTAGCCAGTCGCTCCCACGCATGCACTACGACAAAGGTGCCGATTAACAAATTCTATTTGCGGCCTTGAAAGTATGAAGAGACGATATCTTGGATGTCGAAGCTTTGCGAGTTCGCAGAGCAACACAGTTGAGATGATGAGCGTCTGGGGACATCATGAGATGTGACGCACCGAGATATAAATACAACTTCATTTATCACCCACCTTCCCCTTCATGATGCCAGTAGATGTTGGAACGTGTGCGTTGTGTGTGGAAGtgactgcatttgttttttttttttggctgtaagCATAAGCTTAATGCGTACTATTTGCGAGCTTGCATTTGCATATGTGAACATCTCTCATCTTTTTGTTTGACTGTATGGATGCGAGCCAGGATCCATTATATAGAGAGAGCTCATAATGATTTTGCAGCTGTACAGCCTGCAGTGTTTTGCTCCACCCactcaaacatgcacacacacaaacacgcacacaaacacacgcactcAGTCACCGAAAACACAGCATAAGTGAATCAGCAGCAGCTAGCCTTTTGGGAGAACGCTGAAaggctttgtgtttttgtgtgtacatgtttcTGCATGTCTAATGCAGCTTTACACATCTTCAACTTTACACACACTgctcttaaataaaaaaaaaagtagaatttCTTGCTCATTTCTGTAATTACACAGTCAGTGGAAAGCGATTAGGCAAGGGGAACAAGTTTATGTGGAGATAACATGCAGTCTGCCCACTTCTGTGGttaattagaggaaaaaaaaaacccaaagcttATATGCTGTCCTGCTACCTTCCTTCAGCAAAACGCCCTCCTATTTTTTGTTGCAACTATTTGCCAGCGTGAGTACCAAAGGAGATCTATAAAGCTTTGCTGACTTCCCACTCTGCctttttcactgtgtttcactGGGATTTGTTGCTGCAGCCACAAAGATTCAGGAGTGTTTATTAAAAATTTGTAGATGATGTACTCAGGGCCATGCCCCCATGGGGAGGACACTTAACCACCCACGAGCACCAGCACTGCCTGCTCTTTGGCTGACACTGTGCTTCTGCAAAGCCACTGAGGTTTTTAGTGAACATGTTAATGTGCCTTCTGGAGCGTTTGCTGCCACGAGAGCTGCAGCGAATGAAAATCACATCCTTGTGTGCGATACAGCAGAAGCACAACATCTGTGGATCATCCAGAACaagaaatttaaatgtaatcataAGCATTTTTGAGTCTTCTAACACCAAGGCAAACAGAAGGGCTTCTCGAGAAAATAACTGCAGATATTGCTCACAACTCACACTTATCTTTGTAGCATCCTTTGCCATCTCCTCCTCAGGAGCCACCtaggaaaaatggaaaacattaGCAGAAGGATTTCATCTCCCTTTGACTGGTATTCCAAACCAAAATTGAAATACATGTACCAGAATACATTactggatttgttttgttcttaaTGTGCCAATCAGATGCTGAAGTCCTCATAGTACAGTAAATTCACACAGGTAATATTTAATACACACAACACACGAATCAACACAAATCATCACAAAATTAGTAAGGATTTCTTCAACCTCTATATTTTTTGGAATAAAATGTCAATTTTCATGGGACAAATGCCATTCATAATACTTAGATGATCCAACTATGCACTTCTGTGCAGGTTTTTGGCTTCTTCCAGATGTGTTTTATACACAGTTACTGTTTTTGGTTCAGTGTGACTGTTTCTTATCAATGCTCAAGTGcatcaagaaaaacaaactggctGCTCGACACAAATATCTAAGagcatttattaatttatttatcttttttacaTCTTATTCAATACTGAACAGATATATGACATGGAACCTGACTCTAAATGAATACTAATGTTACTCTAAGACTGGTAGATGTGAAAGTTGGTTAATAACTAATTATATTATCACATCGACTGCATGTTCGTCTGCATcgttttattaatttttggccCCATGTGGCTAATAGAATAATTAAGTTGTTTTAAAGACTTTAATACAAGCTAATGTGCAATCATAAGGGATATACTGTAcacgtggtgtgtgtgtgtgtgtgtgggtaatTTAATACACCACCTGAATATGAGCAAACATGCTAAATTCAAGTCATTTTTACCTTGATTTATATtagaatgtaattttttttccatcttgagGTGGAATGAAGAACCTTATGGATGAAGTAGATTACATATTTTTCTCAAGAAAAAAGCTTAAATTGGCACAACAGGTATTATGAGTTTTATGTCAAAAGCTATTATCATAGTTAAAGATCATATATGCTGATGAAATGCCAGTATGCAGAAAACCGTGCAGTTGCATTAGCGAGTGCAGCCTGGTTACAGTACTGTTCCAGAACGGTGGCTGTGGGGCAAAATGAGCCCATGACACCACTTTTTTTGGACTTCACGTTTAACTGTGTATTTAGTTGGGCATACTACTAAGGTTCAACTGACATCTTGAAGTTGTGTTTTATTCCTGTCTCTGTTTCTTTGACGACAGGTCaacttaagtttttttttgtttttgttttttttgaaaaggTTCATATTTCCCCTCTCTGCCTCTTTACCTAAAAGACAACTTCAGCGAGGCTAGTATTGTTTTCACCTCATGAGTCTGTGGTTCTAAAAACACCTATTCTTGCAGTCACCGTAATAGTTGTTTTGGCACTTCAGCATCACTTTGGCAGATGCTGAAATGTGCCTCTGTGGACACATTTTGGAAATGCGATTACGCAGATGTGAAAGATACTGTACACACTTGACAAGTGTGTAGCTGAGGTCAAAATGAAGGCTAAGTTCCACAATAAGTACTGGGTAAAGGGCACTAGAAGAAATAGGAGCAAGGGGCCCATATTTATAGCTCCTTCTATGATTTATAGTATGTTCATCTACAGTTTATAGACATAATTATAAGACTAGTTAGAACATGTGTGTGTTCTGAGATCTCAGCATCATTGTGGCTGGTGGGATCCCATTGCAACATCTGCAGTTCTAATGtggagtttattttttattatttaaaaaaatctttgtaaTCATTATGTAACACTGTATTAAGCAACGGGAAAGAAACACAAGCATTCAGACAGCAGGTATGCAATCgagcattttgtttgtgttaacTGTCTTGGGAATGATGACCAACCCATAAACAACATCACTAAAGATAAAAATAtcctttaaataaaaactttatttgcACATATAAAGACAGCATTTCTGTTATGAACCTACTTCATTGGTTGTCCAGGGCTGCCTGTGCGTCCAGTCAAGATGGTTCCTGATGTACCACCACTGGATTTCCAGTGCATAGGAGGGCGTTCCTGCTCCTCTGAATGAGCAGGCCATCTCCACATCCTGACCTCTTTGGGCAGTCATGTCATGAGGCACCTCTGTGAACATGGCTGGACAAACACAGAACCAGATATGGTTAACGAATGAGTTCTAGCGGCTTGCTTTCACTGCAGATAGAAAAGCAAGCCTTAGGAAGATGCCCTTTAGAGCTTCCACCAAAACCACAAAGAGCTTTTTACAAGGTGATGACAATTTTCTTGACTCAAGCCTAATTAAAGGAGCTCTTAATCCTTATATTTGGcctttgaatattttttctgcTCAGTTTTACACTTGTAAGGATAGGAAATGTTCTGATCCAACATTCAGACACAGGTTTGATTTATATATCATAAATCTAACAATCATTCACAGAAGAGAGAATATATTCATGGCTGGTTGAGCTTGAGACCCTTTCCCGTCAAATTAAAATTGAGGTAGAGTGAAATCGAAGGAGGAAATTGTTAGTGATAAGTACCCAGTAATATATCATGAACCGGTTAAATCAATTTTTAAGGAAAACCCTTAAATTGCTTTAGCAAAACAGTTGATAAATCTGAGACTGGATGAGTGTAATGACTCTGGATATTAACTGAACCAATAACACAACAGCCCTAACATAAATCACGGAGGAAACAAGGTGAGTGCTTTCTCGGTTGTAATTTTCAAGACGCTACAGCTAAATGATGAGAGCCTGTGATGCTGAGTGAGACTGATGAACAAGAACAGGCAGAGGGTGTGGGTGTGTACTGAAGAAAGACCCTGAGGTTGAGGAGAAAGATGTGTGAGATGCATGTAATAACATGTAAAATAACTGTAAGCAAGTAAAATGTTTTGGCTTTTATGAGACTTATTGAAAGAAAAGAGCGTTTTTCATTTACAGCCACCACAGTGTAGCTATGTGaggctgcctgtgtgtgtgtgtgtgtgtgtgtgtgtgtgtgtgtgtgtgtgtgtgtgtgtgtgtgtgtgtgtgtgtgtgtgtgtgtgtgtgtgtgtgtgtgtgtgtgtgtgtgtgtgtgtgtgccattgtAACCAAAGAAGACACAAGGACATATCACCACAGTGGGTTTGAGCACTTGGGAGGGTGTTTATACGTCTGTTGACAGTGTTTGTCAGTGCTTTAAAATCATAACAGCACATGAAGCAATCATGAATCTTGACAACCGTGTAGGTGAGACTGGATACTGAAGATGACTGTGTTCCAACTCGTGAGAGGGGTCCAGCGGGCCACTTTACACCACCAGCATCTTACAAAAGGAGGTCAGCAATTTTTGATGAGGCATGTTTAGAGGTAAGTCAGAGAAAAGATATGGTTTCCAAAAATTTAC from Archocentrus centrarchus isolate MPI-CPG fArcCen1 chromosome 7, fArcCen1, whole genome shotgun sequence encodes:
- the vstm2la gene encoding V-set and transmembrane domain-containing protein 2-like protein translates to MGAFRVLLGSLHYMGLYMQLSVSTRQAGHGEIENHISGNAMFTEVPHDMTAQRGQDVEMACSFRGAGTPSYALEIQWWYIRNHLDWTHRQPWTTNEVAPEEEMAKDATKISVVKVVGSNISHKLRLSRVKPSDEGTYECRVIDFSDNEGARHHRVRAYLQVVPESDIIGNNHNNFEAMDDTKRGVGFSDGDDVESLGGTKEHAHGHHQNHGHHQEHGKRSSSSAHHSHSHGTSSQQHKAGRELRKRDVDSNHSSHNDCTNEPSCVL